The genomic DNA GGACCGCGCGCGGCCGGATCGGCCGTCGGCCCGCGCCGCCGGGCCCGGCAGGCCAGGGCCGCGAGGGCCAGGAGGCCCCCCACCAGCACGTCCGGCAGGTAGTGGCCGCCCGACCCGAGGGTCGCGACGATCACGGCGGCGTTGAGCAGGGCGGCCAGGGGGCCGAGGAGCGGCACCGGCGCCAGCGCCCAGGCCGTGAGGAGCGCGAGGCAGACGTGGAAGGACGGGAAGGTCGCGAGGCCGCGCAGGTCGCCGAGCGCCAGCGTGTGCAGGGTGCCGGCCCGCAGCCGCGCCACCGGCTCGAGGTGCCAGAGCGCGCCGACCGTCTCCAGGGGCTCGGACGGGACGACCCGCGGGGCGTAGTGGGCGTAGGGGCCGAGCGCCGGCAGGAGGGCGGCGAGGCCGATCACGCACAGCAGCGTCGCGGAAAACAGCCGGATGTAGGTCCAGAGCCGGCCGAGCCGGCGGGTCGCGCTCAGCGCGATCACCACGAGCCCGACCTGCGGGCCGCTGGAATGGTAGGCGAGCGCCAGCCACCACGACAGGGTCGGATGCCGCGCCAGGAAGGCCACGTGGCCCGTCCAGTCGAAGCCGAGGGCGGTCTCGATGCGGGCCAAAGCCGGATCGACGAAGGGCAGCCCGATCCCGGCGGCGAGGAAATGCAGGACCGCCACCGGCACCGTGAAGGCGATGAGGAACGCGCTCGCCAGAGCCATGCCCCGCAGGGGCGGATCGGACTTCACCGTGCTCAGGCAGGCCGCGGCGAGCAGCAGGACGAGGACGGCCAAGGCGGCGAGGCCGAAGCCCAGGGGCTCGACGGCCATGCCGGACGCCGCCATCCAGACGGCGTCGACCGCGATGATCGCCAGGGTCAGCGCCCAGAGACGCGGGTCCGGCGCGGCGATGCCGGCGCTGTGCCGGCGCAGCAGGCGCGACCCAGTGCCGGCGGGGCTTCGAACGGGGACGATGGGCTCGCGGCCGGTGTGAACGACCCGGTCTGGACGCATGATCCGGCTCACCTCGCCCGACAGGGCCGATGCTTGGCCGCGACGGGGCTCGGCCGCGACAGGGAGAGGCCCGCCGGCCGCGCAGGCGGACGGGCGAACAGGGTGGGGTTCGCGGGGGCGGACGTTACCGGCCGGTCGTGGGGGCGTCCCCGGTGGCCGGGGGCTTGCCGGTGCCGACCTCGCCCTCCGCCGGCGGCACGGCGGACGGATGGGTGACGGCCTCCGTGGCGGTCTTGCCCGGATCCTTCGTGTCGGCTGCCGGCTTCGGCGCGGTCTCGACCGGAGGCGCCGCTCCGGCTCCGGGCCGATCCTGCGCGAGGGCCGCGGCCGGAAGGGCGGCCAACGTGGCGGCGGCGAGGAGAAGGGCGGGGATCGATCGGGTCAAGCTCGGCTCCGTCGGGCGCGGTCGGGCGTTCACCCGGCCCAACGGCTGGCCGCAGGCGTCGTTCCGACGCGCCGACCGGCGGAGGGGCCCGATCGGGACGGGCCGGTGTGGCGCGGGCCGGTCCGGGACCGGCCGGGAGGTGACGGGTGGGTCCGGCGAGGCCGTACCCGGTCCCGTCATCTCAGGTCCTGGCGCGGTGGGCGCCGGCAGAGCGCGCCGGAGCGCGCGGCCGGGGCTCTCACGCCTCCGCGGTGGCCTTCCGGGTCTTGCGGCTCTTGGTGGCCTTCGTGCCGGTGCCGGTGCCGGCGCCGGCATCCGCCGCGACGGAGTCCGCGGGCTCGCTCCGCTTGGCGGCCGGGCTGCGGCGCTTGTGCCCCAGGCCGGCGTTGCGGGCGAACTCGGCGCGCATCGCCGAGTAGTTGGACGCGGTCGTCGGGTAGTCCGGCGGCAGCCCGTAGCGCTGCCGGTACTGCTCGATCGTCATGCCGTTGCCGGTGAGATGCCGCTTCAGCGTCTTGTACGGCTTGCCGTCGATGAAGCTGATCAGGGCGTCGGGCGTGATCGACTTCTTGATCTGCGCGGGCGTCGCCTTCTTGAATTCCGGCTCGGACGAGCCCGTCGTGTGGCCGAGACCGGCCAGCGCGGCGTGGACGCCGGACAGGAGCGACGGGAGGTCGGGAACCGGAACGGAGTTGTTGGCGACATAAGCCGAAACAATATCGGCAGTCAGCTCGACGAAATCGATCGGGTCCTGATGCGGTGCAGGATTGCTATCTTCCATGGGCGCCTCTCACGTGTGAGTGATTCATGAACGTGGATTCGCTTCTCGACAGTCAAGGCCTTATCTGCACGAAGATAACCCATTATGCCTGTTATCTACCGAATGGAGTGGCGAATACCAACATAGATCAATGGCGCTCTTCGTACCCGATCTTTCCGCCGCCCCGGGGCCGACCCGCGGGTCGCGGCGCGCGTTCCGCCGCCGCCCACCGACCGGCCAGCCGCGAGCTCTTCAGGAAGCGTTAACCCTGCCATGGTGACTGGCAGGGTCGCTCCGGCTTTGGGGGTAAGAAGCCGAACGACAGGCGGGCCGAGCCCTGCCCCTCCATGCTCGGCCCGCGCCCTCGCGCCGCGGCGACGCTCAGGCGTTGGCCGCGGTTCCGATCGGTGTGGTGATCGCGCCGCGCGCCCCGGGCGGGACGACGGCCTGCAGGACCCGGGCGGGCCCGGCCGCGTAGTCGGCCCGGTAGCTGCGCTCGAGAGTCATCAGGGTGCGCATCGGCGCCTCGGCCAAGTCGAGGAGGCGGGCGTCGCGCCAGCGAAGCTTGGTGAGGCCGGAGCGGCCGAACCACCGCGGCCTCTCCTCCTCGACGAGCAGGACCAGCTTGCCCGTCCACGTCTTGCGAAACCAGAACCGTCCCGTGAGCTTGGCCGCGCCGAACATGCAGCACCCCGCGTGAGAGCCCCTTCGGGCAACGCGGGTCAAGCTCGGCGGTTTCCACCGGGAGCCCGTCGCCCGGCACCGGACCGGCGCCGCGGCCATGCACCGGCGGCATGGGCGCGGTGACGACCCGCGGCGCCGCGCGCCGTCCGTGTCCGAGATGGCGGCGGACCGGGCCCGCCGCGACTCAGCCGCAGGTGCGGTCGCCCAGATCGCGGCCGGCCAGGGCGGTGCCGGTCACGGTGCCGCCGGCGCGGTGCCGGTCGGCCAGGATCGCGAGCGGGCGGCCCGCCAGGGCCCCGACGAGGCCGGCGGCGGCCTTGACGAGGAAGTCGTCGAACCGGCCGTGGCGGGTGCCGGTGAGGGTCTGGCCGGCTTCCAGGCCGCCGGCCAGGACGACGGTGCCCGCCAGGATCCAGAGCCAGTGCCGCGGGTAGGCCACCGTCATGAGCAGCCCGGCCACCGCGTAGGCCGCGACGCGCTCGAAGCTGGGATCGGCCGTGACCACCGGGCGGAGGCCGATCGGCACCAGCGTGACCGCGGCGATCAGCGCCACCAGGATCCAGGCCGCGACCCGTATCAGGCCCTGCCACTGCGCGTTCCATCTCAGCATCGCGGAAACGTAACCTCACGGCGACGGCGGCCGCGTACACTGCTGGCGCGCCGCCGGACGTATCATAACAACGGCCGGGGACCGGAACATCTGATCATGCGTGGTACTCTGGTCGTCGCGACCCTCCTCGCCTTCTCGGCGATGCCTGCGGCCATCGCGGCCAACCCGGTCCGGGACGTGCTCTGGGTGGCGCTGCAGGGCTGCGTGCTCGCCAAGAAGGCCGCGGGCCGGAGCTTTCCCTGCCTCGCGGTCGACCTCGGCGACGCGGCGCGCCCGGGAACGGCGGTGCTGCGCGCCCCGGGCCAGCCCACCCACACGGTGGTGATGCCCACCGACAGCGTCTCGGGCATCGAGGCCTCCGTGCTCCAGGGGCCTCGGGGAGCGGCCTACTGGCGGGCGGCGCTCGCGGCCCGGCACTACGTGTCGGACGCGCTGCAGGGCCGTCTGCCCGCCTCTGCGGTCGGCCTGGAGGTCAATTCCGTGGGCGGCCGCAGCCAGGATCAGCTGCACATCCACCTCGACTGCATGCGCCGGAGCGTCGTGGCGGCCCTGAAGGCCCACGGCGACGCCGTCGGCGAGAGCTGGGCCCCGTTCCCGGTGCCGCTCGAGGAGGTGTCCTACGTCGCCATGCGGGTCCCGGCGGACGCGATGGCGGCGTTCAACCCGTTCGCCGCGCTGGCCCGCGTGCCCGGCTGGCAGGGCCGGCTGCACGACGCGAGCTTCGCGGCGGTGGAGGCCGATCCCGGGGATCCGCGGGGCGGGATGATTCTGCTGGCGTATCGGGAGCCGGAGGCCAGCGCCGAGTACCTGATGGATCACAGCTGCCGGATGGCCAAGCACGATCGGTCCGGCTGACCGGCGACCGCGCCGAGCCGCGACCACTGTTGCTGCTACGTTCTATCCCTCCGGGGCGCGAATCGGGCATAGAGCGAGCATGCGCATGCCGGTGCTCAGCTTGTCCGCGATGCTCCTCCTGGCCACCGGACCTGCGGTTGCGGGGCCGGCCGCCGGAGCGACCGATCCGGCCGAGCTGGAGCGCGCCTGGCACCGCTGTCTGCGGGACGCCTCGGGGCATCAGCCGACCGGGCAGAGCCGCGCCGGCGACGAGCGCAACGCCCTCGACGAGTGCAAGACCCGCGAGGATGCCCTGGTGGCGGCCCTGATGTCCGGCTCGCGCCCGGCGGACGCGCGCACCGGCACGGTGTGGTCGCGGACCTGGGCGGCGTTCGTGGAACCGCTCACCGCGTGGTTCGGCGCGCTGCGGCGCTGAGCCCGCCGCGGCTCCGAGCGGACCCCTGAGCGGGCGGTGCGGCGTCAGGCTCCGCCGATGCCGGTCGTCACCGTGCCGGTGCCTCGGCAATCGGAGCACTGCGCGTCGGCGACCTTGCCGGTGCCGCCGCAGGTCCGGCACAGGTTCTCGCCGGTGCCCGGCGTGCCGGGCGGGGCCTCGTCCCCGGGTTTGCGCGGATCCGCCTCGGCCATCGTCTGCCCTCTCCGGACGCCCTGTCCTGACCGGCAAACCGGGCCGGTCCGGCGCTGTTCCCGGTCGCGCGCGCCGCGCCGGCTCGGTGCCATCCGCGGCGTCGCACCGCGCTCGGCCCGGCGAACCGCGGCCCGCTCGGGCCGTTGCTCGACCATGAGCGATCAGACCACCAAACCGCACGCGGATCCCGTCACCGAGGCGCGCCGGCGCGAGATGGCGACCGAGCATCTCCTGTTCGGGACGATGCGGTTCCTGGCGCGGCGGCACCCGGACTTGCTGGACGAACTCGAGGGCAGCCTCGCCCACCTGTGGGATACGGTCGAGGGCGAGGCGCGGGATGATGAGGCCGTGCGCACCATCGCCCGGCGCATCCTCAAGGGGCTGCGGGCCGAGCAGTGATCGGCCCGGCCCGGCTCACCGCTGGGCGGCGTCGGTCACCTTGATGGTCGGGATCATCGCCACGGCCTGGGCGGTCACGCGGTCGAAGGTCTCCCCGGTCAGTCCGCGTTCCGTCGCGAGCTTCCGGATCCGCTCGGCGTGCTGCGAGAGGGTCAGGCCGTAATAGGTCTTCTCTGCCGCCTGTTCGACAGACTCGTTTGCCACGTGTTCACTCCTGTTCATGGTTGGTGAGGCGCGCTGATTTGGGCCAGGACGGCCGCAGCTTCAAGCCCCGGCCGCGGCCGCGGCGCCCCGGCCATGAACCGCGGTCATGACGCGGCCGTATCGACGTCCCGCCCTCGGCGCACCGACACTTCAGCGGCTGCAGCCGATGCAGATGCCGCGGGTGATCGCGTCGTTGCGCTCCTCGACGGCGTCCCGGCGCTCGATGCTGCCGGTTTCGTTCGGGCCGAGGGCGCCGGGATTCGGCACGGTCTGGCCGGTCGCGGCGGTGTGGGGCGCCTTGGCGGTGGTGGCGGGGCCGCCGCCGGTGCCCGTCTGGCTCACGGGATCGGCCCAGGCGGTGACGGAGGCCAGGGTCAGGGCGGCGGCCATGGCGAGAGTCGCGGATCTGCACATGTGAAGCTCCCAGCGCTGCGTGCGTCGGTCTGTGCGAAACTGACGCACGCGCGCGCGAGAAGTTCCCGTCCGCCTCCGTCAGCCATCCGCGCGATCGCGGTCGCGGCGCGAGTCGTTCGGCGAGCGAATGCGGTGGCTCACCTTCGGGCGTAACGGCTAAGCCATTTTGAGAACTGTCTTCGCTTCCGAATTCGCGAATCGTGGTGCCGTAACATTCGGAGGCGTACGTCATGAACCCGACCGTCAAGGCCGTTCTGCTGAACGAGCGGGCCACCGTGCTCTCGGCCATCGCGGCGCGTCAGGGCACCGTCTCCGACCTCCTCGTGCAGATCAACGGCGTCGAGAACGACATCTGGCGCCTGCGCCACCGCCTCATCGATATCGAGGCCTACCTGATCGGGCACCGCGTCGAGCTGCCGGACTCCGCCGACGGGCAGGCCGAGGCCGCGGACGGGACGGAGACCCCGGTTCCGCACACCGCGCTGCCGCAGGCCGCGCCCCGCTCGGTCGAGGTGATCGGCCTGCCGACCTGCAAGCCGCTCGGCGATTTCGTTCGCCCGAAGACGTCCGCGCGGAAGGCCCAGGCGGCGGCCGCGTCCCGCCAGATCGAGACCGCCTGAGGTCGCCCGGGGATCGCGCCCATGCACCGCATCCGCAACGGCCTGCGGCGGAGGTCCGTGCCGCCGGCGCCGGCCCTGCCCGAGAGCCTGACGCGCTTCGTGGCGCCCCCGGTTCCCGAGACCGGCTGGATCACCGCGCCGCTCCGGGACATCGGTCTGGCGCTGCTGGTCGGCCTCGTGGTCGCCCTCGTCGGCGGCCGGATCCTCGAAGCCTGGTAGCCGGTCCTGACTGCATCCCGGCCATGGCCTATGAGGATCTCCGAGGATCCCGAGGGGGTGGACGGATGGGCGACGGCAGCGGCGCGCCGAGCGCGAAGATCGCGGAGGTTCAGCGCCTCGCCACGGCGCTCGCGGCGCGGGTGCGCTACGCGCAGCTGGTGGGCCGGCCGGTCTACGAGGCGCAGATCTCGGCGCTGGTCGGCGCGGCGCGCCTGATGGACGAGGAGCGGGCACCCTGGCCGCCGATGGTGGAGGAGGTGCTGACCGAACTCGCCCGCGCGATCGAGGGAGCCGATCCCGCCGAAGGGGTGGAAGGCGTGGAAGGCGGCGGGGCGGACGGTCCGGAAAAGGACTTCCTCGGAGAGCCTTGAACGCACCGCTGCCGTCGCCACCCTTGTACCGGTCATCACGCGATCGAGGCAGGGACGCGATGGAGCAGGACACGCCGGGCGACGATCGGACGGCCCGAACGATCGCCGAGAACGTCTACGCCGCCTACTGGCGCCAGGCCGCCGGCGCCGATCATCCGCAGATCGAGCAGACCTGCCTCGCGCGTCTCGCCGAG from Methylobacterium radiotolerans JCM 2831 includes the following:
- a CDS encoding MucR family transcriptional regulator, translated to MEDSNPAPHQDPIDFVELTADIVSAYVANNSVPVPDLPSLLSGVHAALAGLGHTTGSSEPEFKKATPAQIKKSITPDALISFIDGKPYKTLKRHLTGNGMTIEQYRQRYGLPPDYPTTASNYSAMRAEFARNAGLGHKRRSPAAKRSEPADSVAADAGAGTGTGTKATKSRKTRKATAEA
- a CDS encoding CDP-diacylglycerol diphosphatase, which produces MRGTLVVATLLAFSAMPAAIAANPVRDVLWVALQGCVLAKKAAGRSFPCLAVDLGDAARPGTAVLRAPGQPTHTVVMPTDSVSGIEASVLQGPRGAAYWRAALAARHYVSDALQGRLPASAVGLEVNSVGGRSQDQLHIHLDCMRRSVVAALKAHGDAVGESWAPFPVPLEEVSYVAMRVPADAMAAFNPFAALARVPGWQGRLHDASFAAVEADPGDPRGGMILLAYREPEASAEYLMDHSCRMAKHDRSG
- a CDS encoding phosphatase PAP2 family protein encodes the protein MRPDRVVHTGREPIVPVRSPAGTGSRLLRRHSAGIAAPDPRLWALTLAIIAVDAVWMAASGMAVEPLGFGLAALAVLVLLLAAACLSTVKSDPPLRGMALASAFLIAFTVPVAVLHFLAAGIGLPFVDPALARIETALGFDWTGHVAFLARHPTLSWWLALAYHSSGPQVGLVVIALSATRRLGRLWTYIRLFSATLLCVIGLAALLPALGPYAHYAPRVVPSEPLETVGALWHLEPVARLRAGTLHTLALGDLRGLATFPSFHVCLALLTAWALAPVPLLGPLAALLNAAVIVATLGSGGHYLPDVLVGGLLALAALACRARRRGPTADPAARGPAARRIEALDAIETIRPADA